From Acidimicrobiia bacterium:
AGACGTGCGGAGACGGGCTCACACCGAGGGCCGTGCACCAGCTCGAGCAGATGGGTCTCGGCGACCGGCTGGCCGACCACCTGCGCTTCGACGGTCTGCGATCGATCGCGCACGGGGTCACCCTCGAGCTCGCCTGGCCGACGCATCCTCTCTATCCCTCCTACGGGTATGTGGTTCGGCGCCGCGACCTCGACGAGATGGTCGCCCAGCAGGCGGTGAAGGCGGGTGCCACGCTCCGGCCTGCCACCGAGGCGGTCGAGCCGATCGTGGAGGGCGGTCTGGTCACCGGCGCGGTCCTCCGGAGCAAGGAGAGCGGGGCGACCGAGGAAGCGCACGCCCGGTACGTGATCGTCGCCGACGGGGCCAACTCGAGGTTCGGCCGGGCACTCGGTGCCTCGCGCGACCGGTCGTACCCGATGGGCATGGCCCTGCGGGGCTACTTCCGCAGCCCGCGCCACGACGAGCCCTGGATCGAGAGCCACCTCGACCTGCACGACCGAAACGGTGCGAGCCTGCCCGGCTACGGGTGGCTGTTCCCCGTCGGGGACGGCACGGTCAACGTCGGCGTCGGTCTGCTCGACACCTTCACCGGCTTCAAGGACATCAACACGTCGCACCTCATGGACGCGTTCTGCGCGACCGCGCCCGCGTCGTGGGAGCTCTCACCGGAGACATCGTGCGGTCCGCCGACGGGCGGCAAGCTGCCCACCGGGTTCTCGGTGCGACCCAAGGTCGGTCCCACGTGGCTGTGCGTCGGCGACGCGGCCGGTTCGGTGAACCCGTTCAACGGCGAGGGCATCTCGGTCGCCTACGAGACCGGTCGCTACGCCGCCGACGCGGTCGGCGAGGCGTTGACGACTGGTGACGGACTCGCGCTCCGTGGCTACGAGGCGCGCCTCGACCAGGAGTACGCCCTCTACTTCAAGGTGGCGCGCGCCTTCGTGCGTGCCATCGGCAACCCGGCGGTCATGCGCGAGCTCACCCGCGTCGGGTTCATGAGCCGCAGCCTCATGGAGTGGGTGCTGCGCATCATGGCGAACCTCTTGCGTCCCGACGAGCTCGGCCCCGCCGAAGCCGCATACAAGGTGGTTGCCAAGCTCGTTGCCATCGCCCCCGAGCCGTAGGGCCGGCGCCCTGCTTCGGTGACGATCGCCCTCGCGCTCTTCGCCAGCCTGGTGTTCGGGCTCGGCGTCGCGCTCCAGCAGCGAGCCGCGCTCGAGGTACCTCAGGAGCACGCCCTCCGTCTCGGACTGCTGACGCGACTCGCGCGTCGGCCGCTGTGGCTCGCCGGCCTCGCCTGCGAGATCGGCGGGTTCGGGCTCCACGCCGCGGCGCTCTCGCGCGGTTCCCTCGTGCTCGTGCAGCCGCTCCTCACTCTCGATCTGGTGTTCACCTTGGCGATTGGCGCGGTCTGGACGCACCGCCGACTCATCGCACGGGACTGGCTCGGCGTGTCCTGCACGATCGTCGGCGTATCTGCGTTCCTCGTTGCCGCGTCACCGAGCGAAGAGAGCACGGCGACGGCCGACACGACCGGGTGGCTGCTGTGTGTGGCGTGGGTCGTGCTCGTGACCGCGGCCACCGCTGTGTGGGCCCTGCGCACGCGCGGCGTCGCACGGGCCGCGCTGCTTGCGGTCGCGGCGGGGATCGCGAACGGATTCATGGCCGTGCTCACCAAGGCGTTCGCCGACAAGCTCGACGACGGCCTCGGGGAGACGTTCGCTTCGTGGGAGCCATACGCGGTCGTGGTAGCGGGCATCATGGCGACCTTGCTCATCCAGAGCGCGTATCAAGCCGGTCACCCGACGATCGTGCTGCCGACGATCAACGTCGCTGACCCGCTCGTGGGCTCGCTGATCGGCGTGACGCTCTTTGGTGAGACGCTCGCCTCCGGCGGTGGCCGCACGGTCGGCATCGTCCTCGCGGTCATGGTCATGCTCGGAGGGCTCGTCGTGCTCGGTCGGAACCCCCTCGTTGCTGGTGAAGAGCCACCGCTGGCGGAGGTTGCCGCGTGAGCCGGCCGCCGCTTCGGGTGCCGCCGGCGCGTGCCGTCTTCTCCCCCGAAGACCGCGCCGAGATCCTCGGCTTGATCGACGAGGCGCTCCAGACCGGTTCGCTCACGCTCGGACCGCGCACGGTCGAGCTCGAGGACGCCTTTGCGGCGCGTCACAAGGCGGCCCACGCCGTCGCGGTGAGCAGCGGGACGGCGGCGCTCGAGATCGCGCTACGCATCCTCGGAGTCGCGGGCCGTGAGGTCGTCGTGCCGGCCAACACGTTCTTCGCGACCGCAGCGGCGGTCGTGCACGCCGCGGGCACTCCTCGCTTCGCCGACGTCGCCGAAGACACCTTGGCGATCTCTGCCGAGACCCTCGCCGAGACGATCAACGAGACCACCGCCGGCGTCGTGCTCGTACACATCGGCGGGTTGATCTCGCCCGAGGTGGAGGCGGTCCGAGCCCTGTGCGACGAGCGCGGCGTGTTCCTGCTCGAGGACGCCGCTCATGCCCACGGGGCCAGCTACCAGGGACGACCGGCGGGTACCTTCGGGGTGGCAGCCGGCTTTTCCTTCTATCCCACGAAGATCATGACGACGGGCGAGGGCGGGATGATCGTCACGGACGACGAGGACCTGCGCGACGAGGCTCGGATCTACCGCGACCAGGGCAAGGCCGGCTTCGTGGGTGGCGCGCATGTGCGCATGGGAGCTGCGTGGCGGATGAGCGAGCTCCACGCCGCCATCGGGCTCGTGCACCTCCGCCGCCTCGACGAGTTCATCGGCATCCGGCGACGTGTCGCGGCGCGCTACGACGCTGCGCTTCTGGGCTCCGAGCTGGTCACGCCGGTCGCGCCGCCGGCCGACTGCGGGCACTCGTACTACAAGTACCCCGCGCTGCTCGCGCCCGGCATCGACCGGGACGCCCTCAAGAAGCGCCTCGCCGAGGAGCACGGCATCGGCATGAGTGGAGAGGTGTACGCCCGGCCACTGCACCTCGAGCCGGTGTTCGCAGACGTGCCGCACGGGCCGCTGCCGGTTGCCGAGGATGTCTGCGCGCGCCAGGTGTGTCTCCCGCTGCACTCCGACATGACCGACGACGAGGCTGATCTCGTGATCGACGCACTCACCACGGCGGTTTCCGCCTGATGCGGGTCGCGGTGATCGGTGGTGCCGGCTTCATCGGATCGCACGTCGTGGATCATCTGGTCGATGCCGGGCACGAGGTCACGGTGCTGGACGTGCGCAGTGCGCACCGTGATGACGTCGGCAGTCTCCCGGTCGACATCCTCGACCTCAGTTCCCTCGTGAGCGCGACCAAGGGAACCGACGCCGTGTTCCACCTCGCCGCGGTGTCCAACGTGAACGACGCGTTCGCCGACCCGGTGCGAGCGGTGGAGGTCAACGTCACGGGAACCGCGAACGTGTGGGAGGCCGCGCGCCGCAACGAGGTCGGACGGGCGATCCTCGCCAGCACCGTGTGGGTGTACGCGGGCGCGGTGGGTGACCAGGTCGACGAGGAGTCCCCGTTCTTCCTCGCACCCGCCGGGCACGTGTACACGTCGACGAAGATCGCCGGCGAGATGATCGTCCACAACTACTTCGACCTCTACGGTCAGCCCTTCACGATCCTCCGCTACGGGATCCCGTTCGGGCCGCGCATGCGTGACGAGCTGGTGATCCCACGCTTCGTGCAGGCAGGGATCGACGGCGAGACGATTCGCATCGAGGGTGACGGCAACCAATACCGCAACTACGTGTACATCGAGGACCTCGCGCGCGCACACGTACTCGCACTCGAAGAGGCGGCCGAGAACGAGGTCGTCAACCTCGAGGGCGCGGAGCCGGTGAGCATCCGTCGCATCGCGGAGACCGTGCTCAAGGTGCTCGGGCGCCCGATGGCGATCGAACACGTGACCGCGCGCCAGGGCGACTTCGCCGGCCGAACGGTCTCGGCCGAGAAGGCTCGCAGCCTCCTGGGCTGGGAGCCACGGGTGTCGTTCGAGGACGGGCTGCGGCGCTACATCGAGTGGCGCACTGCCGAGCCCGAGTCGCTCGCGGAGCGCACCGGCGAAGCCTGAGCCGAGCGAAGTCTGGCGATGAAGCCCACGCGCCTGTTGATGCTCCCGGTTGGCGTTGCTCTCGTGCACGCGCTGCCGAGCGTCGTCGCGCTCGGGCAGTGGAGTCGTGTGCGCTCGCTGCCGGGCGGGTGGTGCCGCTGGCGCGGTCCCGATGTGTCGCGCGTGGCCTTGACGTTTGACGACGGTCCCGATCTCGAGTCGACCCCCCGCGTGCTCGACCGCCTCGAAGCGCTCGGTCTACGCGGCACCTTCTTCTGCTTGGGCAACCGCGTGCAGTACGCACCCGATCTCGTGGTCGAGACCGTGAAACGCGGCCACGAGATCGCGGTGCACGGCTTTGACCACGAGCACCATCTGGCCCGAACATCGAGCTGGATCCAGGCCGACCTCGACGCCGCGCTCGACGTCCTGGGCGAGTGCGGCGTGGCTCCGCGCTGGTACCGCCCGCCGTACGGACAGGCCAGCTTTGGCACGATGCTCGCGGTCCGGCGGCGCGGGCTCGACCTCGCCCATTGGTCGGTGTGGGGGCGCGAGTGGGAGGCCGATGACGCGCGCACCGTTGCTGATCGCGTGTGCGGATCGCTCGAACGAGGTTCGATCGTGCTGCTCCACGACAGCGACGACTCGTCACCAGCAGGCACGGTCGACCGCGTCATCGAAGCACTCGGTCCGATCGCCGACGACCTCGCACGGCGAGATCTCACCGCGTGCACACTCAGTGACCTCGTAGCGTGACCGGCGTGGATCGTCGGCGAGCGTTGATGCTGTCTGGCCATCTCGGCGCGGGCCACGACGTGGTCGCGCAGGCGTGCGTCGACGCGCTCGCACCGCACGGCGTGAAGAGTCGGATCCTCGACGCGATGGTTCTCCTTGGACGCGCCGGCGGCCGCATCGGCGACGCTGTCTTCAAGTCGTTGTTCGCGTCACCGACCGTCTACGACGGCTTCCACTTCTCGCACCTTCGCCGCGGGTCACGAGTCGCACGCGGGCTCGACTCGCTCGCGCTCCGAAACATGTGGCCCCATTTCTTGAAGCACGTGGAGGCGTTCGACCCCGATCTGTTCGTCTCGGTCTTCGCCACGGGTGCTGCGGCCGCGGCGCGACTCCGTCGCGAGCGCGATGACATCCTGAGCGTGGTCTTCTGCACCGACACCTGGCTTCACCGCATGTGGGTGCACGACGAGACCGACCTGTTCCTCGTCACGTCACGCACCGCGGCGGCATCGGTGCGCGCGTACCGACCGCGTGCGCCGGTGGAGATCGTGCCCGCGCCCGCGAGGTCAGCGTTTTACGACGCGCCCTCGCGGTCCGAGGCTCGCACCGGTCTCGGCATCTCTGACGACGCGCGCTGCGTGCTGCTCATGTCGGGTGCGTGGGGTCTCGGTCCGATCCACGAGGTCGCCGTGAGGTTGGCCCGCGCCGGACTGGAGGTGCTCGCCGTTGCCGGTCACAACCAGAAGCTCGAACGCAGTCTCACGGGGCTCGCGGAGACGAGTCCGTCGGTCCACGCGTTCGGCTTCACGGAACGCATCCCCGAGCTCATGGCCGCGTGCGATGTCGTGGTCACCAGCTCGGGTGACACGTGCACCGAGGCACGGGTCGTCGGGCGGGGCTTGGTCCTGCTCGATGTGGTCCCGGGCCACGGCCGCGAGAACCTCACGCACCAACTCGAGCTCGGGAATGCCGCGGTGTGTATGCCCGACCCGCCAACGATCGCCGACGCTGTCACCACCTTCCTCGAGGACGAGGCGCGCACCGAACCCGAGCCGGTGCGGTCACGCGACGCGTGGGAGCTGCCGTTCCTCGCCGCGCTCGAGGGGATCGGCTACTCGCTCCGATAGCCCGTCGTCATTCCCGCCCGTCGAGGCGCCTCGGATAGCCTGCGCGCGCACGACCGACCGACCCGGGGAGTCAGCGGAGCGGAGCGAAGCGAAGCCGTGCTCGGACGAGCGGGACGGCGGAGCGGAGCGAACCCGAGGGGGCGAGGCACAGTGGCGCAATACCTGCCGATCCTGGCGATGATCGTGCTGGTCGTGTTGTTCGTGGCGCTCTCGTTCACCGCGTCGAAGCGGCTCGGGCCGCGGCGTCCCACATCGGCCAAGGAAGCGCCGTACGAGTGCGGCATCGTGCCCGAGCACGAGCCGGCCGAGCGCTTCCCGGTGAAGTTCTACCTGGTCGCGATGGCGTTCATCGTGCTCGACGTCGAGATCATCTTCTTGTATCCGTTCACGACGGTGATGCGGCCGTTGGGAACGTACGGCCTCGTCGCGATGGGCGTGTTTCTCATCGTGCTTCTCGTGCCGTTCGGCTATCTCTTGTCGACGGGCGCCCTTGACTGGGGACCCGCGCGCCGTGTGAGCGCGCGCATCTACGGACGCGTGTTACGCGCGACCGGCACACCCGGACGCGACGGTCTAGACCCCGCGCCCGCGGAGGAGAAGGTGGCGTAATGGGGATGGAGCAGATCCCCCACAACTTCCTCACGACGCGCCTCGAGGATCTCGTGAAGTGGGCGCGCCGAAACTCCGTGTGGCCGGCCACGTTCGGCCTTGCGTGCTGCGCGATGGAGATGATGGCCGCCGGCGCCGCGCACTACGACCTCGCGCGCTACGGCATGGAGGTCTTCCGTGCCAGCCCGCGCCAGGCCGACCTCATGGTGGTCGCCGGACGCCTCAGCCAGAAGATGGCACCCGTCCTTCGCCAGGTCTACGACCAGATGGTCGAGCCGAAGTGGGTCATCTCGATGGGCGTGTGCGCGAGCACAGGCGGCATGTTCAACAACTACGCGCTCGTGCAAGGGGTCGACCAGATCGTGCCGGTCGACGTGTACGTGCCTGGTTGTCCACCCGGACCAGAGACCTTGATGCACGGCATCCTCACGCTGCACGAGCAGATCCGAACCGGCGACCTGCTCGCGCGTCGCGGTGCGGGGCGCGGCGTCGGCATCCAGGTCGAGCAGCGCGACGGCACTCCGGTCGCCGTCCCGGCGCGGTCGGCGTAAGAGGAACACGGAGAGGATCTTCCCGGTGCCCGACGACGCCACCCCTCGTGAAGAAATTCACAAGGACAACGCGCACCCCGCGCCGACCGAGCAAGCGGCTGCGGCCGGGGTATCCCCGGCCGCAGCGAGCGAGGCAATGGAGGAAGTTGCCGCGATCGTCGAGAAGTTCCCGGGGACCGTGTTCCACAGCTCGCATGGGCAGCCCGTCGTCTACCTCGACCGCGCGGTGTGGCACGACGTCGCCGTGTTCCTGCGCGACGAGCAGGAGTTCACGCAGTGCCTCGACGTCACCGTCGTGGACCACCTCGCCGACGAGGTTCGCCTCACAGTCGACGGCGTGACACCGGAGCGGTTCGAGGTGGTCGCCAACTTGCTCTCGCACCCACGGAACCGGCGCATCCGCGCGATCTGCGAGGTGCCGGTCGACGACCCCACCGTCGCCAGCGTCACCGACCTATACCCCGGCGCCAACTTCGGTGAGCGGGAGGCCTACGACATGTTCGGCGTCACCTTCGAAGGCCACCCCGACCTCACGCGCATCCTGATGCCCGACGACTGGGTCGGGTACCCGCTCCGCAAGGACGACGCGCCGGGCCGTGTGCCGGTCGCGTTCAAGGGCGATCCAAGTCCCCGATGACGTGTTTGCCGCGCACTCCGCGCCGACCGAGCGAGCGTCCGCGGGCCGGGAGTCGAGTGGCTTTGCCGCTCGACTCCCAGGAGACGGAGCTCGCGAAGTCGACCAGCAAGGTGGTTCCCGGCCCGCAGCGAGCGAGGCAATGGAGATGAACGAGCACACCGTTACCGGGCTCCCCGCGGCCGAAGAGGAGCGTCTCAGTCGCCAGACCGACGAAGGCGCGCAAGAGATGCAGCGCGCGCAGCGCGAGATGATCCTCACCGGTGGGCTCTGGCCCGAGGACGACCAGACGATGATCGTCAACATGGGTCCGCAGCACCCGTCAACCCACGGCGTGCTGCGCGTGATGATGGAGCTCGACGGCGAGAACGTGCTGCGCGTGAAGCCCGTCATCGGTTACTTGCACACCGGCATGGAGAAGACCGGTGAAGAGCTGACGTATGTGCAGGGCGGCACGAACGTCACCCGCATGGACTATCTCGCGCCGCTCTCGAACGAGACCGTGTTCGCGCTCGCGGTGGAGCGGCTGCTCGATCTGGAGCTTCCACCTCGGGCGACCTGGATCCGCATGATGCTGTGCGAGATCTCGCGCCTGGAGTCGCACTTGCTGTTCCAAGCGACGAATGGCATGGACATCGGGGCGCTGTCGATGATGATCTACGGCTGGCGCGAGCGCGAGGAAGTGCTCCGGTACAAGGAGTACGTCACGGGTTTGCGGATGAACCACAACTTCATCCGGCCCGGCGGTGTCGCGGCTGACATGCCCGACGGTTGGGAGCAGGCGACCCTCGATCTGTGTGACACGGTCGAGCGGGGGATGCGCGACTACGAAGATCTGCTCAGCGAGAACCCGATCTGGCTGGAGCGTCTCGTCGGCGTCGGCCCGATCACCACCGAGCAAGCGTTGGCGCTCGGCGTGTCGGGCCCCATCCTGCGGTCCACCGGTTTCCCGTGGGACCTGCGCAAGGCGCAGCCGTACCTTGCGTACGACCAGGTCGACTTCGACGTGATCTACACGCAGAACGGCGACTGCTACGACCGCTACCTGATTCGCCTCTACGAGATCCGTGAGTCACTGAAGATCATCCGCCAATGCGTCGAGCGCATGCCCGCGGGTGACTACCGCGTGCAGGACGCCAAGATCACGCCGCCGCCACGCGCGCGCATCGACGAGTCGATGGAAGCGCTGATCCATCACTTCAAGCTCTTCACCGAAGGTTTCCGTGTGCCTCCTGGCGAGACGTACGTCGCAATCGAGTCCCCGCGCGGCGAGATCGGCTGCTACCTCGTCTCGGACAGCACCGGCAAGCCCGTCCGGCTACACATCCGCGGCCCGTCCTTCTACAACCTCCAGTCGATGGACGCGATGGTGGAAGGTTCGCTCGTCGCCGACGCGGTCGCGATCATCTCCAGCATCGACCCGGTCATGGGGGAGGTCGACCGATGAGCTTCACCGACACGGAACGCCGTCGCGCCGAGGAGCTCATCGCTCGTTATCCGCATGGGAAGTCCGCGCTGCTGCCGCTGTTGCACATGGCCCAGGACCGTGACGGCTACGTGACCCAGGACGCGATGCAGGACATCGCGGCGTTGCTCGGTCTCACGCCCGCGCTCGTGCTCGGGGCGTGCTCCTTCTACACGATGTTCAAGCGTGAGCCGATCGGACGCCTCGTGGTGTCGGTGTGCACCAACGTGTCGTGCCTCGTCAATGGCGGGCCGGCGCTGGTCGACTCGCTTCGGGCGCGCTACGCCGACGACCTCGACGTGCACGTCGAAGAGGTGGAGTGCATCGCCGCGTGCGATCTCGCGCCGGTGATGCAGGTGAACTACGAGTTCCACGGACCGGTGACGAGCGGCGCGGCGGTGGAGGTCATCGAGCAGTACAAGTCGGGCGCGCTCACGGCCCGCACGATCTCTGGAAGTCCCGCCGCGGCGAGTGTCAGCGGGGCGGGTACCACGGTCCGCAGAGAGCTCGCCAAGGGAGGGTGATGGCCGCGCAAGAGACACGCGTCATCACGAAGTTCCTGCGCGATCGCACCGACGACTCGTGGGAGTTCGCCGTCGCCCGCGAGCACAACCAGGCGTACTCCGCGCTCGAAAAGGCGTTGGGCATGGAGCCCGCGCAGCTCGTCGAAGAGGTCACGAAGTCCGGTCTCCGCGGTCGCGGTGGCGCCGGGTTCGGTACGGGCCAGAAGTGGTCGTTCCTCCCCAAGGATGTGTTCCCGCGCTACCTCGCGGTGAACGCCGACGAGGGGGAGCCAGCCACGTTCAAGGACCACATGCTCATCGAGCGCGACCCGCACCAGATCGTCGAGGGCTCGATCATCACTGCCTATGCCATCGAGGCGCACCACGCGTTCATCTACCTGCGGGGCGAGTTCGCGCTGGGCGCGGAGCGACTCCAGGCCGCGGTGGACGACGCGTACGCCAACGGCTTCCTCGGCAAGAACATTCTCGGCTCCGGCTTCGACCTCGAGCTGATCGTGCACCGGGGTGCGGGCTGCTACATCGCCGGCGACGAGACCGGGCTGCTCTCGAGTCTTGAAGGCGAGCGCGCGATGCCGCGCATCAAGCCGCCGTTCCCCGCAGTGCAGGGCTTGTACGCCGCGCCCACGATCGTGAACAACGTCGAGACGATGTCGGCGGTGCCGCACATCGTGGACCGCGGCGGGGAGTGGTACGCGGGCACGGGCGTCAACAAGTCCCTTGGTACACGCATCTTCTCGGTGTCGGGCAACGTCGAGAAGCCCGGGAACTACGAGGTCGAGCTCGGGATGACCTTCCGCGACCTCATCGAGGGGCTTGCCGGTGGGGTCGCGGGCGGCAAGCAGATGAAGTTCTTCATTCCCGGCGGGGCGTCGTCACCGTGGTTGCTGCCGGAGCATCTCGACGAGCCGCTCGACATGGACCGCGCCACGGAGCTCGGCACCATGCTCGGGTCGGGGGCGATCATGGTGTTCGACGAGACCGTCGACCCGGTGCTCGTCGCCTGGCGCATCGCCAAGTTCTTCGCGCACGAGTCGTGCGGCAAGTGCACGCCGTGTCGCGAGGGCTCGTGGTGGCTCGAGAAGGTGCTCTACCGGATGGCGAACGGGCTCGGCCGCGCCGACGACCTCGACCTGCTGCTCAGCTTCGGTAACAACATCTCTCCTGGCGTCACGTGGCCCCCAGGCCAGACGACGATCTGCCAGCTCGGGCCGAGCACGATGAGCCCGACGCTCAGCCTGCACAAGCACTGGGGCGACGAGATCCGGGCGCGTCTCGCGCAAGACGCCGAGCGCCGAACCACCCTCGAGGTGGCCGCCGGATGAGCGTGAGCTCCGTCCCGATGTCGCAGTGGCCCTCTGACCACCAGTACACGATCCCGGTGGCCGGCGACCAGGACGTCGTCTCGATCACGATCGACGACAAGGTCGTGCAGGTGCCGCGCGGCGAGCTGCTCATCAAGGCCGCGCAGGATCACGGCACGTACATCCCGCGGTTCTGTTGGCACGAGCGCATGAAGCCCGTGGGCATGTGCCGCATGTGCCTGGTCGAGGTCGAGGGCATGCGCGGCCTCCAGATCAGCTGCGCCACGCCGGTCGTCGACGGGATGATCGTGCGCACCGTGAGCGACACGGTGAGGTCAGCCCAGGACGGCATGCTCGAGTTCCTCCTCCTCAACCACCCGCTCGACTGCCCCGTGTGCGACCGCGGTGGCGAATGTCCGCTCCAGGACCAGACGCTCGCGTTCGGTCCTGGCGAGTCGCGCTACGTCGAGGAGAAGCGCCACTTCGAGAAGCCGATCGCGATCAGCGACCTCGTCATGCTCGACCGCGAGCGTTGCATCCAGTGTGGTCGCTGCACGCGCTTCGCATCGGAGCTGGCCGGCGATGCGCTCATCGACTTCGGCGGTCGGGGCGGCATGACCGAGGTCATCACGTTTCCCGACGAGCCGTTCAGCTCGTACTTCTCGGGCAACACCGTCCAGATCTGCCCAGTCGGCGCGCTCACGGCGCGCCCGTACCGGTTCCGGGCCCGCCCGTGGGACCTCGAATCGGTCGAGACGTCGTGCCAGACCTGCGCGGTCGGTTGCCGCGGCGCGCTCGAGTCCACGTCGAACCGGTTGGTCCGGCTGCTCGGTGTCGACTCCGAGCCGGTGAACCACGGCTGGCTGTGCGACAAGGGCCGGTACGGCTACGAGTGGGTGCACTCCGACGCCCGCGTGCGCGCGCCCGGCGTCCGGCGGGGCCCCGACCTCGAGGTCACCTCGTGGCCGCAAGCGCTCGACGCGGCGGCCGCCGCGCTCCGACGGGTCCGTGACGAGCACGGCCCGGCGACGATCGGCGTGCTCGGTGGAGCACGCGGCACCAACGAGGATGCCTACGCATGGGCGCGCTTCGCCAAGGGTGTGCTGCGCACCGACAACGTGGATGCCCAGCTCGCCGACGGGCTGCCCGGGGACGTTGTGCTTGGCATGCCACGCGCCACGATCTCCGACCTCGACCGGGCGCGCGCCATTGTGCTGCTCGGTCCCGATCTCAAGGAAGAACTGCCCGTCCTCTATCTGCGCGCCCGGCGCGCTGCGGTCGACTTCGGCGTGCCGCTGATCGACATCGCGGCGCGCGACCACGGGCTCACTCCGTACGCGTCACACGTGCTTCGACACTCGCCGGGCGTCATCGACCAGGCCGTCGACGGCGCGATCGCCGCGCTCGAAGGCATCGCCGGTGATGGTCCGGTCGTCGTCGTGGTCGGCCGGCCGTCGGTCGCCGAAGCTCCTGACGCCACGGTCTACGCCGCCGGTCGACTCGCGGCGGTGCCTGGTGCTCGCTTCCTGTCGGCCCTGCCGCGCGCGAACACACGCGGCGCGCTGGATCTCGGGCTCACTCCCGGCTTCCTCCCAGGACGAGTGACGCTCGACG
This genomic window contains:
- a CDS encoding geranylgeranyl reductase family protein, with protein sequence MSEPMVWDVLVVGAGPSGAAAAYWLAEAGHRVVVVERKRFPREKTCGDGLTPRAVHQLEQMGLGDRLADHLRFDGLRSIAHGVTLELAWPTHPLYPSYGYVVRRRDLDEMVAQQAVKAGATLRPATEAVEPIVEGGLVTGAVLRSKESGATEEAHARYVIVADGANSRFGRALGASRDRSYPMGMALRGYFRSPRHDEPWIESHLDLHDRNGASLPGYGWLFPVGDGTVNVGVGLLDTFTGFKDINTSHLMDAFCATAPASWELSPETSCGPPTGGKLPTGFSVRPKVGPTWLCVGDAAGSVNPFNGEGISVAYETGRYAADAVGEALTTGDGLALRGYEARLDQEYALYFKVARAFVRAIGNPAVMRELTRVGFMSRSLMEWVLRIMANLLRPDELGPAEAAYKVVAKLVAIAPEP
- a CDS encoding DMT family transporter, whose amino-acid sequence is MTIALALFASLVFGLGVALQQRAALEVPQEHALRLGLLTRLARRPLWLAGLACEIGGFGLHAAALSRGSLVLVQPLLTLDLVFTLAIGAVWTHRRLIARDWLGVSCTIVGVSAFLVAASPSEESTATADTTGWLLCVAWVVLVTAATAVWALRTRGVARAALLAVAAGIANGFMAVLTKAFADKLDDGLGETFASWEPYAVVVAGIMATLLIQSAYQAGHPTIVLPTINVADPLVGSLIGVTLFGETLASGGGRTVGIVLAVMVMLGGLVVLGRNPLVAGEEPPLAEVAA
- a CDS encoding DegT/DnrJ/EryC1/StrS family aminotransferase, whose product is MSRPPLRVPPARAVFSPEDRAEILGLIDEALQTGSLTLGPRTVELEDAFAARHKAAHAVAVSSGTAALEIALRILGVAGREVVVPANTFFATAAAVVHAAGTPRFADVAEDTLAISAETLAETINETTAGVVLVHIGGLISPEVEAVRALCDERGVFLLEDAAHAHGASYQGRPAGTFGVAAGFSFYPTKIMTTGEGGMIVTDDEDLRDEARIYRDQGKAGFVGGAHVRMGAAWRMSELHAAIGLVHLRRLDEFIGIRRRVAARYDAALLGSELVTPVAPPADCGHSYYKYPALLAPGIDRDALKKRLAEEHGIGMSGEVYARPLHLEPVFADVPHGPLPVAEDVCARQVCLPLHSDMTDDEADLVIDALTTAVSA
- a CDS encoding NAD-dependent epimerase/dehydratase family protein; this encodes MRVAVIGGAGFIGSHVVDHLVDAGHEVTVLDVRSAHRDDVGSLPVDILDLSSLVSATKGTDAVFHLAAVSNVNDAFADPVRAVEVNVTGTANVWEAARRNEVGRAILASTVWVYAGAVGDQVDEESPFFLAPAGHVYTSTKIAGEMIVHNYFDLYGQPFTILRYGIPFGPRMRDELVIPRFVQAGIDGETIRIEGDGNQYRNYVYIEDLARAHVLALEEAAENEVVNLEGAEPVSIRRIAETVLKVLGRPMAIEHVTARQGDFAGRTVSAEKARSLLGWEPRVSFEDGLRRYIEWRTAEPESLAERTGEA
- a CDS encoding polysaccharide deacetylase family protein codes for the protein MKPTRLLMLPVGVALVHALPSVVALGQWSRVRSLPGGWCRWRGPDVSRVALTFDDGPDLESTPRVLDRLEALGLRGTFFCLGNRVQYAPDLVVETVKRGHEIAVHGFDHEHHLARTSSWIQADLDAALDVLGECGVAPRWYRPPYGQASFGTMLAVRRRGLDLAHWSVWGREWEADDARTVADRVCGSLERGSIVLLHDSDDSSPAGTVDRVIEALGPIADDLARRDLTACTLSDLVA
- a CDS encoding glycosyl hydrolase translates to MDRRRALMLSGHLGAGHDVVAQACVDALAPHGVKSRILDAMVLLGRAGGRIGDAVFKSLFASPTVYDGFHFSHLRRGSRVARGLDSLALRNMWPHFLKHVEAFDPDLFVSVFATGAAAAARLRRERDDILSVVFCTDTWLHRMWVHDETDLFLVTSRTAAASVRAYRPRAPVEIVPAPARSAFYDAPSRSEARTGLGISDDARCVLLMSGAWGLGPIHEVAVRLARAGLEVLAVAGHNQKLERSLTGLAETSPSVHAFGFTERIPELMAACDVVVTSSGDTCTEARVVGRGLVLLDVVPGHGRENLTHQLELGNAAVCMPDPPTIADAVTTFLEDEARTEPEPVRSRDAWELPFLAALEGIGYSLR
- a CDS encoding NADH-quinone oxidoreductase subunit A, which codes for MAQYLPILAMIVLVVLFVALSFTASKRLGPRRPTSAKEAPYECGIVPEHEPAERFPVKFYLVAMAFIVLDVEIIFLYPFTTVMRPLGTYGLVAMGVFLIVLLVPFGYLLSTGALDWGPARRVSARIYGRVLRATGTPGRDGLDPAPAEEKVA
- a CDS encoding NADH-quinone oxidoreductase subunit B family protein, with translation MGMEQIPHNFLTTRLEDLVKWARRNSVWPATFGLACCAMEMMAAGAAHYDLARYGMEVFRASPRQADLMVVAGRLSQKMAPVLRQVYDQMVEPKWVISMGVCASTGGMFNNYALVQGVDQIVPVDVYVPGCPPGPETLMHGILTLHEQIRTGDLLARRGAGRGVGIQVEQRDGTPVAVPARSA
- a CDS encoding NADH-quinone oxidoreductase subunit C, which produces MPDDATPREEIHKDNAHPAPTEQAAAAGVSPAAASEAMEEVAAIVEKFPGTVFHSSHGQPVVYLDRAVWHDVAVFLRDEQEFTQCLDVTVVDHLADEVRLTVDGVTPERFEVVANLLSHPRNRRIRAICEVPVDDPTVASVTDLYPGANFGEREAYDMFGVTFEGHPDLTRILMPDDWVGYPLRKDDAPGRVPVAFKGDPSPR